Below is a genomic region from Paraburkholderia phenazinium.
GGCGGAAACGGATTCGGTTGACCTCGGCAGCTGGAAGGCCAAGGGCGCCAACGCGTTCGTGGCCGGCAGCGTGAACCGCCTGCCCAACGGCCAATACGAAGTGCGCTTCAAGCTGTACGACACGGTCAAGGGCGAGAGCCTCGGCGGCCTCGTCCTGGTCAGCCCCGAAAGCGGCCTGCGGATGAGCGCCCACAAGGTGGCGGACTACATCTACGCCAAGCTGCTGGGCGATCGCGGCGTGTTCGCCACGCGTCTGTCTTATGTGATCAAGACCGGCAACCGCTACCAGTTGCAGATTTCCGATTCGGACGGCCAGGACGCGCACATCGCGCTGTCGAGCCCCGAGCCGATCATCTCGCCGGCGTGGTCGCCTGACGGCACGAAGGTGGCCTACGTATCGTTCGAAAAGAAGAAGCCCATCGTCTACATCCACGATCTGCCCACGGGCCGTCGTATCGTCGTCTCGGACCAGAAGGGCAACAACAGCGCGCCGGCCTGGTCGCCGGATGGACGCACGCTGGCAGTGGCGCTTTCGCGCACCGGCAACACGCAGATTTTCGCCGTCAACGCTGACGGCAGCGGCCTGCGCCGGCTGACTCAAGGCACCTCGATCGACACCGAACCCAACTACTCTCCTGACGGACAGTGGATCTATTTCACCAGCGACCGCGGCGGTCAACCGCAGATCTACAAGATGCCGGCGCAGGGCGAAAGCGCAGGCGCGGCTCAGCGCGTCACGTTCACGGGCAACTACAACACCAGCCCGCGCGTGAGCCCGGACGGCAAGCAACTGGCCTACATCTCGCGTGTAGGCGGGGCCTTCAAGCTGTACGTCCAGGACTTGCAGTCCGGCTCGGCAACCGGCCTGACCGATACAACACATGACGAATCGCCCAGCTTCGCGGCGAATGGTCAGTACATTCTTTACGCCACACAGGTGAACGGCCGTGGCGTGTTGGCCGCAGTATCGACCGATGGTCGCACTCGGCAGGTCCTGTCCGTTCAGGGCGGCATCGTTCGCGAGCCGTCCTGGGGCCCGTTTATGCAATAACACACAAGGAGAGTAACAATGATGTCCAAACTTCGTATCGTATTTGCCGCATTGCTGGTCGGTGCACTCGCTGCATGTCACTCGGGCGTCAAGCTCGACGACAACGCCAAT
It encodes:
- the tolB gene encoding Tol-Pal system beta propeller repeat protein TolB is translated as MTLMTKLGLRTLVASCLIAAGGAAHAQLNVLVTGVGSTQFPIATANFANEASSPQQVSTIVRQDLQRSGKFTNIDAGSAPVAETDSVDLGSWKAKGANAFVAGSVNRLPNGQYEVRFKLYDTVKGESLGGLVLVSPESGLRMSAHKVADYIYAKLLGDRGVFATRLSYVIKTGNRYQLQISDSDGQDAHIALSSPEPIISPAWSPDGTKVAYVSFEKKKPIVYIHDLPTGRRIVVSDQKGNNSAPAWSPDGRTLAVALSRTGNTQIFAVNADGSGLRRLTQGTSIDTEPNYSPDGQWIYFTSDRGGQPQIYKMPAQGESAGAAQRVTFTGNYNTSPRVSPDGKQLAYISRVGGAFKLYVQDLQSGSATGLTDTTHDESPSFAANGQYILYATQVNGRGVLAAVSTDGRTRQVLSVQGGIVREPSWGPFMQ